In the genome of Leptotrichia sp. HSP-536, the window ATAGAACAATATGTGTGGAAAAATCAAATTATAAAGAAAGTAAAAAATTAAAATTTAAATATATTTTATAAAACATCTGTTTAAATTTTAATGGATTTATTTGGTTTTTGTATCAAATTTATTTTATGGGAGCTTAAGAAATTATGGATAAATTAGATGACTTTCTAAAGTATTCGGTACTTTTTTCATATTATGGAGAACTTTTTCCAAAAAAGAAAAAACAGTATCTGGAACTTTATCTGGAAGAAAATAGTTCACTTTCAGAAATTGCGGAACAATTTGGAGTTACGAGACAGGCTGTATTTGATAATATTAAAAAAGGGGTCAAAAAGCTGGATGAATATGAAAATAAGCTTGGAATATTCGAGAAGGAACGCGAATTGAAAAAAAAATTAGAGTATTTGAAGAAAAATTTTACGAAGGAAAATTTGGAAAAAATATTAGAAGATTTTGAATATACAGAATAAATTAAAAAAATATTCAGGGATGAGTAAATAAATTTATTTTGTTTAGTTTTAAAATTTCATTTTATCAGTCTTTAAAAATATAAAAGTTTTGTTGACAAATAGAAAAGTCAAGGTATAATGAGTATGTAAAGAATATAAAGTTGTGTGTTTAGGTATTACTATTTGGATTGGGCAAAACTGAACTGTGGGAAAATTGTACCGTTGCGTTTTTCTGCTTTCAGTTTTGTCTTTTCTATTCTTAACGTAAAATTTCATTTTATATAAAAATTTGATTTATATATAGTTTTAAAATTGAATATAGAAATTATAACCGTTATTTATTCAATATTTTATTAAAAAAATTAAATTGAAAAAATGAAGTATTTTAGGAGGAG includes:
- the ylxM gene encoding YlxM family DNA-binding protein, whose amino-acid sequence is MDKLDDFLKYSVLFSYYGELFPKKKKQYLELYLEENSSLSEIAEQFGVTRQAVFDNIKKGVKKLDEYENKLGIFEKERELKKKLEYLKKNFTKENLEKILEDFEYTE